TAAGCGGATCAAAGGAATTACTTAGCTCTTCTGAAGAAGTTAAGAGGGCTTACTTAGGATAGAAAGTTAGAATTAGAATTTTGTATTACTCTCCGAGTTCCTTAGCAAGTTGTTCTATGAGAAATCTTTGCCTAGTGTTAAGCACTCTTGGAAGTTTTACATTTACTTTGCAGTATATATCACCTCTTCTTCCTTTGTCGTCCTCAAGTCCAGCTCCTCTTATTCTCAAAACATCGTTAGGTTGGGTTCCCTCAGGTATTCTTAACTTTATGGACTTAGCGTCAAGGGAAGGTATATCAACTTCTCCTCCTAGCACAGCTTTAGTAAATGGAATGGTTATTTCGCACTTAAGATCAAGCCCTTCTCTTTTATAGAAGTAGTGAGGTTTTTGCTTTATCACTACATACAGGTCTCCCGGACTTCCACCATTTCTACCCGCGTTACCTTCACCTCGCACTCTTACCATCATGCCATCTTCTATTCCTTTAGGAACCTTAAACTCAATTGTCTTCTTCTTATTTACTATTCCACTGCCACCGCAAACTGGGCAATAGTCCTTAATTGTAGTTCCTGCTCCCTTACAAGTTGGACAGGTTGTGGTAAGAGAGAAAAAGCCCTCTCGCATAGTTACTGTTCCACTACCTCTGCAGGTCGGACATACATC
This is a stretch of genomic DNA from Brevinematia bacterium. It encodes these proteins:
- the dnaJ gene encoding molecular chaperone DnaJ, translating into MNRMTKDYYEILGVPRNASKEEIKKAYRRLALKYHPDRNPGNKEAEERFKEINEAYEVLSDDEKRKIYDLYGVEGLKGATAYRNASAGDTGYRWRDFGGFGTGFGFEDIFEDIFDSFFGTTTRRTSRTTKEASPKKGEDIYVEMEVSLEDIYFGTTKSVSLDKKEVCHSCNGLGTRGGRKPDVCPTCRGSGTVTMREGFFSLTTTCPTCKGAGTTIKDYCPVCGGSGIVNKKKTIEFKVPKGIEDGMMVRVRGEGNAGRNGGSPGDLYVVIKQKPHYFYKREGLDLKCEITIPFTKAVLGGEVDIPSLDAKSIKLRIPEGTQPNDVLRIRGAGLEDDKGRRGDIYCKVNVKLPRVLNTRQRFLIEQLAKELGE